The proteins below come from a single Limosilactobacillus reuteri genomic window:
- a CDS encoding HK97-gp10 family putative phage morphogenesis protein encodes MAVTGEAELIANLTKLEKTEEKKARKATRDGAKVFQEKLKEVTPVAKSGDHSNMTPLAEHTKHGNLKTNDGDYSMDVGYDKEKGWIAHFPNAGTSKQHPQHFIEKARAQSKKEILAKYIEDLKV; translated from the coding sequence ATGGCAGTGACCGGTGAAGCAGAGTTGATTGCTAACTTAACTAAACTTGAAAAGACGGAAGAAAAGAAGGCACGAAAAGCAACGCGTGATGGTGCTAAAGTCTTTCAAGAGAAATTAAAAGAAGTTACTCCAGTTGCAAAAAGTGGCGATCACTCTAATATGACCCCTTTAGCCGAACATACCAAACACGGTAATTTGAAGACTAATGATGGTGATTACTCAATGGATGTTGGTTATGACAAAGAAAAAGGTTGGATTGCTCACTTTCCCAATGCGGGAACTTCTAAACAACATCCACAGCACTTTATTGAAAAAGCGCGGGCACAATCTAAAAAAGAGATACTTGCTAAATATATTGAGGACTTGAAAGTATGA
- a CDS encoding major tail protein produces the protein MGTPNAKVAKFGASNFEYGVLDENEKIKDTRKMSGLSEVKLELTNELKTLAADDGPYLVLSGGITEAKETINLYDIDSIMKKDLYGIDIQNGTEVYTKNLVPNYVATMFRTKLSNGKHCWVGLTKGMFSLPGISIKTQDGAPDPEADEIEGNFVPRGDADTGTILLIGREDNEGFDFAKFHAMVFGEEAPVTDPTSTKDTKPETVVDKG, from the coding sequence ATGGGAACACCAAATGCAAAAGTTGCTAAGTTTGGAGCCTCTAATTTTGAATACGGGGTACTAGACGAGAATGAAAAGATTAAAGATACCCGAAAGATGAGCGGGTTAAGTGAAGTTAAGCTGGAGCTGACTAACGAATTAAAGACGTTAGCAGCCGATGACGGCCCTTACTTGGTTCTTTCTGGTGGAATTACCGAAGCTAAGGAAACCATCAACCTTTATGATATTGATTCCATCATGAAGAAAGACTTGTATGGAATTGATATTCAGAACGGTACAGAAGTTTATACTAAGAATCTTGTACCAAATTATGTTGCTACTATGTTCCGGACAAAGCTTTCAAACGGGAAGCATTGTTGGGTTGGTTTAACCAAGGGGATGTTCTCCTTACCAGGTATTTCAATCAAGACTCAGGACGGTGCTCCAGACCCAGAAGCAGATGAAATTGAAGGTAATTTTGTTCCGCGTGGGGATGCGGATACTGGAACCATCCTTTTAATCGGTCGGGAAGATAATGAAGGATTTGATTTTGCTAAGTTCCATGCAATGGTCTTTGGGGAAGAAGCTCCAGTAACTGATCCAACCAGTACAAAAGATACTAAACCAGAAACTGTTGTTGATAAAGGGTAA